The genomic segment TCTGGCTGTCTTGCTGATCGCCATTTATATTGGGCGCGGTCCCGCCTTCCTTGCCGCCATGATTAGCGCAATCTCTTGGAATTTTCTATTCATCGAGCCGCGCTTTACCTTTATCATCTCTCAACAGCAAGATGTCTTGTTGGTAAGCCTCTACTTCATTATTGCGCTGTTCGCCGGAAACATGACCGCCCGCCTACGCCTTCAGGAACGCCAAGCGCGGTACAACGCCGAACGAACGATGGCGCTCTATGCGCTGGCGCACGAAACCGCCACCGCTGTCAATATGGCGGATGTCCTGCGAACAGCAATTGACCAAATTGGGCGGGTGTTCACTGCGGAGGTGGCAATTTTGCTTCCCGAAGGGGGAATCCTCCCCCGCACACCGCACCCGCTCAGCACCTTACCAATTGACGATAAAGAATTTGGCGTTGCTCTGTGGAGCTTCGAGAAAGGCAAGCCCGCCGGACGCTTCACCGACACCTTACCCTTTTCCTCAGCCGTCTATATGCCGCTGCGGACGCCAAACCGCACCGTTGGCGTCATTGGCATTCGCACCCGTCAAACAGATCGACTCAGCTTTGATCAAGAGGTTTTGCTGGAAACGTTCATCAGCCAAGTGGCGCTGGTTGTAGAGCGCGAACTTCTCGATGAAGCTGCTGCCCAAGCCGCCATGCTCCAAGAATCAGAGCGGCTTTACACAACGCTGCTCAATTCGATCTCTCACGAATTGCGCACACCACTCGCCACGATTAGCGGGGCGGCAAGTGGGTTAAGTGACCCCCAAACAAGCCATAATGAACACGCCCACAGCACACTGATCAATGACATTCAAGAGGCGGCGGATCGGTTGAACCATTTGGTGGAAAATCTGCTCGACATGTCTCGCTTGGACTCCGGCAAACTGCACCTAAAACGCGAGTGGTGCGATCTCAATGAGGTGATCGGCGTCGCGCTCCAGCGGATGGCACGGCGTCTGGCACGTCATCCATTGACGCTCAAGCTCTCTCCCACTTTGCCCTTGATTCAACTTGATTTTGTCTTGATGGAACAGGTCTTTGTGAACCTACTGAACAATCTTTGCAACTACACCCCTGAAGGGACGGCAGCAGACATTACGACCAGCATTGATGGCAGCGCCCTGCTCACAACGCTCCGCGATTATGGGCGTGGTGTTCCAGAGGGCGCCCTCGGCAAACTTTTTGAAAAGTTTTACCGCGTCCCGGGCACGGCAACAGGCGGCAGCGGATTAGGATTGTCAATCTCTCAGGGCATTGTTGAGGCACATGAGGGGACACTCACCGCTCGCAATGCCACGATGGGAGGTCTCGAACTAACCATCCGCCTGCCCCTTGGGGGGGATGCGCCGCCCGTTCGGGAGGCTGCTCTATGAACGCGGTATCCCCCTCCGGCGGGGCGCATATCTTGATTGCCGATGATGAAATACAAATCCGGCGGTTTTTGCGGATCACGCTTGAGGCAAACGGGTATCACGTTCAGGAGGTCACCAATGGGCAAGATGCGCTGGTGAAAGCTGCGCAAGGGCGCCCCGATGTGATCATTTTGGATTTGGGGCTGCCCGATATGGATGGCTTGGAGGTTTTGCGGCGCTTGCGGGAATGGACAAAGACGCCAACGATCATCCTTTCGGCACGAGAGGCAGACCGCGACAAAGTGATCGCCCTTGATGCTGGCGCTGATGATTACCTGACCAAACCTTTCAGTGTCGATGAACTCATGGCGCGGATTCGCGTGGCGCTGCGGCACGCCGGACCCCTATCCGGCGATCCGGTTTACATCATTGGCGGCTTGCGGATTGATCTCGCCCGTCACACCGTGACACGCGATGGTGAAGCGGTTAAGCTGACCCCCACAGAATTCGCCCTGCTGCGGCTTTTGGCGCAACATGCCGGAAAAGTTCTGACCCATACCCAGATACTTC from the Anaerolineales bacterium genome contains:
- a CDS encoding sensor histidine kinase KdpD, with translation MTNDDARPDPDYLLAAIQKTTVRKGRGKLKLFLGMAAGVGKTYAMLDSAQRLHTEGIDVVVGYVETHRRPETDALLVGLSALPRRQIDYRGARLEEMDIDAILARRPEIVLVDELAHTNAPESRHVKRYQDVIELLEAGITVYTTMNVQHFESRVDAVRQITGITVHETVPDSILDYVTEIELIDLSPEDLRKRLAEGRVYVPDKVETAITNFFRTGNLTALREMALRLTAEHVDHQLQDYMEVKRIAGPWKSGERLMVAVSPSPFAEKLIRWTRRIAYNLEAPWLAVYVQSSRALTAKENAGLAQNLALARELGAEVITAAGEDVVGTLVRLAQQQNVTQIVVGKPLQNRWQTLLRGGSLVDALLRRSGNIDIYVITGDETANPTAPTVILPLSPRHSTPRQYVLALAIVIGIAAVDYLLRDYIGYFTVGLTEILAVLLIAIYIGRGPAFLAAMISAISWNFLFIEPRFTFIISQQQDVLLVSLYFIIALFAGNMTARLRLQERQARYNAERTMALYALAHETATAVNMADVLRTAIDQIGRVFTAEVAILLPEGGILPRTPHPLSTLPIDDKEFGVALWSFEKGKPAGRFTDTLPFSSAVYMPLRTPNRTVGVIGIRTRQTDRLSFDQEVLLETFISQVALVVERELLDEAAAQAAMLQESERLYTTLLNSISHELRTPLATISGAASGLSDPQTSHNEHAHSTLINDIQEAADRLNHLVENLLDMSRLDSGKLHLKREWCDLNEVIGVALQRMARRLARHPLTLKLSPTLPLIQLDFVLMEQVFVNLLNNLCNYTPEGTAADITTSIDGSALLTTLRDYGRGVPEGALGKLFEKFYRVPGTATGGSGLGLSISQGIVEAHEGTLTARNATMGGLELTIRLPLGGDAPPVREAAL
- a CDS encoding response regulator, with protein sequence MNAVSPSGGAHILIADDEIQIRRFLRITLEANGYHVQEVTNGQDALVKAAQGRPDVIILDLGLPDMDGLEVLRRLREWTKTPTIILSAREADRDKVIALDAGADDYLTKPFSVDELMARIRVALRHAGPLSGDPVYIIGGLRIDLARHTVTRDGEAVKLTPTEFALLRLLAQHAGKVLTHTQILREVWGPEYVNETHYLRVYFAQLRGKLEETPALPRYILTEPGVGYRLAMEG